The genome window ATAGTTGGTATCCAGTAAGTCTGTAAACTGCTTGGATACCTTCAACTCCGCAACTGCGTCTTCCTTGGCTTTCTTAAGAAGAGCACTCAGCTCATCATTCTTCTTCTGCAAGTGGTCAAGACGAGTGTCCTTCTCCACAACATCAGTCTTCAGCTCTTCAATTTGGTTCTGCAGCTCCTTTGCCTCTTCCTTGGCCTTAGTAGCTATCTCAGCCCACCGTTTACTCTCATCTTTCACCTCCTTGATATTTTTCTCTAGCAAGACCCTCGTCTTGTCCAAATCAGTTGCTTGCCTGGACGCGGCGATGAACTTGGGCATTGACTGAGTCAAAGTTTTGTTAGAGCAAAAATATGTTTACCTTGCTAACAAGACGAgacaaaaaaaggggaaaaagaaaaaagcttgcATACCTTGAAAAGGTCATGAACGCCAGAATGCTCAAAGTCCTTCAAAGACATGTAGCAAGCTGTCACATCCGCATCTGTCACAGCCATCCCAAACCTTTCCCAAGCTAGATCCTCATTCCCAATAAGATTTTGAGGTACCTGGTGGGAAGGCTGAGACGAGGAAGGCGCCTTGATTGTGGACAGGGCCTGCATAGGAGGATCCTTGAATTCTGGATCATTAAGTATCTGAACGTCCTCAGGCTCATGGATTGGGACAGATGGACTGGAATGGACGGTCTTAGGCTTAGACGACTTATTCTTAGCTTTTTTTTCCCTGTGCCTGCTAGGGAGGTTCCCCAAATTAACTCCTAAGGACAAACTCTTTCTTTTGTCACCTTCTATTGGATGAGGTTAGGACGGTACCTCCTGCCCAACTGCCTCTTTCACAACTTCTTTGCCTTTGTTCTCCTTCATTGTAGCTATTCCTGAAAAgaaagatttaaaataaaaataaaaataaataaaaaaagagagaggggaagaagagagagggaagGACGACAAGAAAGCTTACGTCTATGGACAGTGAGCTCGTGTGCAAGGGATTCAGCGGACGGTTTAGGACCTAAACCCTAGATGGCAAGACGTTGAAGACTTATCAAAGAATGAAAAGCCCTGTCAGTGTATAGACAAGCCTTTTGAATTTGCTCGATGTAAAACCTGCTTAAATGAGGTCGTCTAGcaactataaaaaaaagagaagagaatgaACATTATTAGGTAACTACCTACAAGAATAAATACAATACCTTCAAGACAAAGGTTCCCTAACTCTCTTGTGTAGGGAGGAAATGGGTCTTGAAAAACCTCGAGGGGGCATCCAGCCCAGAAACCTGAGACGAAGAAGAACTCCGTCTTCCAGTTCCTATGCGAGGTAACTATGGACTTAATCAACCTACAATCCTTCCCTCTAGCTGTGAATTAATAGAAGCCAAGGGATTGATTAATTTCAGAAGGCTTATAACAGTAGAGGAACTTGTCCACGGTAAAAGGACGGTTCCCCTCAAACACCTCCCTCCACAAAACTTGCATAGAGACGATTAACCTCCATGCATTGGGATTGAGTTGACAAACACCTAAACCTAACTTGGTAAGTAACTCtctagcaaaaaaatttaaaggtaaCCTAAGTCCACCTAAAAGATAGACTTCATAAATACCTATCCCAAAATGTGGCTGACAACACCACTCCCCACGAACTGCTAATCTAGGTTTAATGTCGTCTGGGATTTGATACCACTTCTTAAGTAAATCCAATCTCCTATCATCCGTCTTGGAAGCTATTCCTATAGCACAGCTGTACACTACCTCAACCTCGTCTTGAACTGTGGACGAGGGAGCACTCATACTAGCCTAGGATCCGGACTTAGTCCTTATCCTAAGTCCTTCCTGGAGAACCTCTAAAGGAACCCCAGGAACACTGAACGTGTACTCATTCGTGGTGTTTCCTCCACTACTACTATTGTTATCACTACTATCACTAGAGCCACTAAAACTACTAAGGTCATGATATTCGTCTATGGCTTTTTCCACACTATTACTAGACAAGGAAAGAACGGTCTCAaacatttttaagaaaacttaaAATCTGAGGACGAGAATTAAAAAGTACCTGAATCTAGACGAGGAAACTAAGGATGAGAGGACACTTCTATACAAGGCGCTAAGAAGAGGAAGCTCAAGGaaggaaatttcaaaaatgtgaAGGGTACTGGAGgaattctactatttataggccATAAGCTTAGGTATCTGAAACGACGCAACCAACCAAAAGGTGACACGTGGCATACTCCTCGAAAAAATAACTAGACGCGACTGTTTACCAATGAGATTGTGACACATGGCACGCCTAGTGCTggcattaaatatatattatgagaaCAGCATTAAACTTATCCTAGAGACAACCCATGGACAAGGGGGCAACTAATGGTGTCTAAAAATAAACCAACTCCATATTCGTCCATAGTGGTCGTCCAAAGAAGGAATGACAAGAAACGAGCAACTCTTCCTTTGTCCATAGAGGTTTTTGGATGAGTTCGTCACGTCCATTCTACCGCTTTGGGATGACCTTCTGTCCATCATTGCTTAGGACGAGCTCAACAACGGTTGTAGAACAAAGGAACATAAAAGATAACCGCCATGGCAGTTATGAAGGTGTACTCTAAACTTTCCAAACTCCGTAAAGGTAGGGGAGTTATTTAACGGATAATCGTTTCCTGAACCAATAAAAGCATGAATCTCTGACAATCAAAGGTAAGTGTTTTCCAAACACAATCCCCATAAGTTTGGAATTCTCTATTTCGGAAGAAAAGACTAACTTTATCATCGGAGGATTTGTGACCTATCAACCTCGGTCTCCTCTGATCTTTCGTTTCTTCATTTTCAGGCCCTCAACATCATTACAATCTGTACtattcagcctactgatttccTAAATATTATCAATATTCTTTAAGTAATACTGATCATATTATCGTTATatcagtttgtaagttttttgtcataaaatttgtattagctttagcatttttcattcatttaatgGAGATTAGGTTGCATTTCTATTAAttcatattgtttttttttttatataagaaaatgctaaatttactataaatttcattacaaaaagtttacaaattgatgtaacAATGAAGTGACACtttaacaaaagaataaatgagTATTGAATTATTTCATGTGATTGGTAACATGTCAATTTATAGGATTtgtgtaataaaatttgtaatattataGTACAACTCTAATATTTTAGactttaagaagaaaaaaaaaaaaaaattattgcccCCATGTTTGGGGGCCTTTCCATGTTAGGGGGTCTTAGGCCATGGCCTAGGGCCGCCCCAGCATCAGACTACGAAACTCAAATGGTTTTCTAAGTCTTTTGATAGAGGATGGCAATGGCCAATGGTATGTTGATTATTGGGGTTGCCATCAAGCTAATTAAGTGGCGAGGATTCTACACATATATGGTAAACATTTGTCTAAATTTGGTTCAAAttccttttgatgatgatgatgagctCTTGATTTGTCCATGGGGACTGGGGAGTTAAATCTTATTGCCAATAAATATTGATAATTAGCAAGAGAAAGTAATTCATTAATTGTACCTTTGTTCAGCAAAATGGGGGAAATTATTGGATTGTCCATGGGGACCTGTTTTAATACTCAGTGGAGATGGTGTCTTCTCCTCCTTGCCTGAAGTTTCAGCCGCAAATCGCCATAAACCCACTCCTTCTCATCTCAGCCGCCATTCCCAAGAATTTAAGGGATTTAGtttgtgtgtttatttatttatttatttccaatcTTTCACCTTGTTTCTAAGTATTGACACTTTGATGGCTAAGTCTAATTCTTTGGCCTAGTTATTTTCCTTTGGTTTCTCGTTTCTGTtctaaaaatttcttctttttttttttttttgggcttgatgaactgcaaatatatttgaatattttagTTCTTTTACCGAATCATGAGTCCAAGCATCTTGTATTTACGAAATAGTACATTTTTGAAGTTGTTTAATGTTTGGTTTGCTGGCTCTCTCTCGTagaatgttgtttgtatttgttattGACATGTGCTTTGTTAGTTTGGTTCTCCTTTTAATGTTGTAGTTTTGTTTTAGTTCTTCAGCTTTGTTGGTGGTCTCGCATCAAGTGGTTGGACCTAAATTTTGGGTtgttgttggctttattctatTCTTGTTTTGTTGTTGGTTATCTAGcttgtttccaaaaaaaaaaaaaaaaaaaaaaaaaaggagtattGTTTCAATACTACATTTTGGGAGGTGAGGGAATTCCCCAccctccccccccccttttttttttcttttgttgttttttagtagggtaattattgaattttgattttgtgtgtTATATATTGATTTCTTGAGATGCATTTTGTGCTTGTGTTCTAACTTCTAAGTTTATTGtttgtcaattttattttattttttaaaatagtcctGGTTTCTAAAACTGTTGTTGtcctttatctttatttacttGTCTTAATTCTTCTCTCTTTGTAGCATTCCATCATATACAGATTGCATAAATAACTTGGAGGGCATGTTGTCGGGTAAAATTTGCCAAATAGTAgtcttttagaaaaatttttgcTACATAGCATGCGGATGAAACATTTTAGTAAGTTGGActgtttttggaactcgagtttaacaAACTCGATTTCCAACCCATTCCCTCTTTAGATGAAGTCTAACATggacccaaaaagaaaaaaaggtggaactcgagttccatttgtacagaactcgagtttcttaaactcgagttccatgtgaaaaatcttggaactcgagtttcagagACTTgagatccttttttttttttttttttaaacagtcTAACTAACTAAAATGTTTCCTTCACATGCTTTTTTGCTAATTTTCCAAAAAGATGCTTTTCTGCAAATTTTTCCCACGTTGCTTTGTTTCTATTGTAGCTACTTAGGAGAGTGCcctgtttctttttgttttggggttaaGGCACTTGTCTAGTCTtgtgttttgttattattgtatcTGATGTGAGACTACTAATCTCTCTCATGTTGCTTGGCATTTGATTTTGTGGCAGCTGGAAGCTTCAATGGATTGTAGAGTGAGCTTTGATACCAAAAAAACTTGCATAACAAAGAGTGAGGCAAGTCAAAGTAATCTAGCTAAGAGCCATTGGAGTTCACAGTCAAGAAGCAAGAGATACATCAAATGTGGAACTATAATGTTATTATGGCCTTGTAATCAAACTTTATATTTTAGTAAGAATCTTGTTATTATGGCGGTATGGCCTTGTGATCAAAGTgtatattttaataaagttcTGTTCATCTTTTGTCTACTTTTCTCTTGGATCAAATTTTGATATAATGCAAGACATCAAAATTGTTCAACTTGAAGTAATTACTCAATTCTTTATAATACTTTATGAACTAATAGTCAGGTAAAGAATGCATATTCCTTTGGTTTCTAGTTTCTTTAAGACAAAGCATAAATAGGAAAATCTATCATACATGAGTACATATTGATTGCAatgatttaagtttttttttttttttttttttgatatgatgATTTAAGGGCTTTGACTTTTAGTGTTTATAGtgcaaaaaaattatccaaGTTGTTCTACAAACTAGAATATATCAAATTTGATTTGTtgctaaaagcctaaaactaaaaattagcCTTGCCAACTTCAAAATACCCCGACTTCAATCGATCATTGAATACTTCAAAGCCTTTTTTTGATAACAAATGAGCAACATTTGGTACATAAAGCTTGCTTGGTGAAACATGAATCCTGATGGCTGCTGAAAAATTCTCCAGTGCTTGGCTTTTCATTGGAGGCCACAATACTTCAACCCACACAGTAAGACAATTTGTATTAACCATAAATAGTTTGCCcaaaaaagttttcttctttttgagaaaccagactaGAGGCCTAGGAATTTTATTCAAGAAACAGCCAGTAGGCCCAGTACAGATTAATGGACATCCCTTAACACAAGTGGGACAATGTCTATGGGAATATCCTCTAACCAAACCTGCATACCTAAAGCTGAGCTCGCTTTCTTAGCTAGCGCATCAGCTACTGAATTGCAAGTGCGTGGCACATGCTGAAAATCTAGCATCTGGAAGCCCAAAACCAATACACGAATGTCATCTAGAACAACACCATAGGTGGCCAATTCCCCAGATTCAGTGGTAAGTGCATTGATGATCACCAATGAATCACATTCAAATACAACCCGAGTCAAGCCAATTTCACTTGCGAATCGTATAGCTCTGTGACAGGTTAGGGCCTCCACATCTGCTACAGATTGAGGTAGGGGAATGGACATTGACAGTGCTCCTATTGCTTCCCCAGCACAGTCACAAGCCATCACTCCTATGCCAGCTGTATTGGATGACCTGAATATTTCCGCATCAAAATTAACCTTATAGCTGTTAAGATCAGGGGGACGCCAATGCTGTAAAACACTTGGACCTGTGGGCGCTGAATCCTTATCCTCCATCTGAGCTGTACGGTATTCCTGAAGAGTATTGACTGCTATATTGCATAACTTGTGGAGTGGATGAACAGGCTTCCCAAAATGGCTAGCATTTCATCTATTCCATAGAAGCTAGGCGATGATTGAGACAATCTCCATTCTAAAGTCATCCCGAAAACCCAAAAATCTGGAGAAAAGGTCGCTAAAAGACTCTGGTTGAGGTGAAACATCATGGTAAAACCAACCCATTGATCTCCAAACACATGAAATTTCTTTGTAGAGCCAGAGGGCATGAAGAGGGTCCTCAGGTTGTTCTTTGCAGCCTTCACAGGTTGCTGTTGTGGCAATGCGGTGACGCTGAAGATTCGCCTTAGTTGGTAAGGCATTTTGACAAGCTTTCCAAACGAAATGCTTCATTTTATTTAGAGTGCGAAGCtgccaaatgcttttccaaaaACTCCTCTGAGACTCCAGATTTGAGGTACTAGCATTAGAAGCTGAATCACAAGCAATAAGCAACTTATATGCGCTACCGGTAGTGAACATACCAGATGGGGTAAGCGCCCAAGTGATTTTGTCAGGGGGAAGCCTTTCACTTAGTGGAATGCCCATGATAACAGAGACTTCATGAGGCAGAAACAGCTATTGCACCAAGCTAGCTTTCCACACTGCACTATCATGATCAATGAGTTCGCTAACCTTAGCGTCAGGTGCCAGCTGAAGGATCAGAGATACAACGGACCTGCTTGACTGTGCAGGCAACCATTTATCCATTTTTATACGCACTGATTCCCCATTTCCAATACGCCACACCATCCCTTTCCGGATCACATCTCTCGCACTAAGAATGCTTTTCCACACATAAGACCCAACGCTTGAGTCTTTAGCCTCTAAGATAGAGCAATTCAGGAAAAATCTAGCCTTAAACACACGATGACATAAGGACCCCGGATTATTGATCATACGCCAGACTTGCTTAACCAATAGTGCATCGTTAAACTTCTCAATTTCCTTGAACCCCAAACCACCTACTTCTTTGGCCTCACATAATTTCTC of Quercus lobata isolate SW786 chromosome 8, ValleyOak3.0 Primary Assembly, whole genome shotgun sequence contains these proteins:
- the LOC115956767 gene encoding uncharacterized protein LOC115956767; protein product: MEDKDSAPTGPSVLQHWRPPDLNSYKVNFDAEIFRSSNTAGIGVMACDCAGEAIGALSMSIPLPQSVADVEALTCHRAIRFASEIGLTRVVFECDSLVIINALTTESGELATYGVVLDDIRVLVLGFQMLDFQHVPRTCNSVADALAKKASSALGMQVWLEDIPIDIVPLVLRDVH